From Staphylococcus sp. M0911, a single genomic window includes:
- a CDS encoding DEAD/DEAH box helicase family protein, with amino-acid sequence MIEYKSLVPPPALKDKGLEENERRIEPRKYQKEAINSWKKAGYKGILEMATGTGKTITSLLAAKDYNEKVKNCVTVIIVPFQHLVNQWIKDIDFILGTEVVRCMGSQSSWINRVREMVQEYNLGLVDQFVVVTTYKTATSSYFKNLFRKLNKPAMLITDECHYITFKGFKDFPFEKFNARLGLSATPDRWWDEAGTTYMKKSVGEVVYEYTLDQAISNEKLTKYDYYPHLVEFNESEMVEYNKITQLIINNLNKKDKDEVDAREKLESLYRKRSNLINKANNKINVFLQDFKTEDPTKISHTLVYCAPGDIDMIVKSISDLGVKVSKFNSDVKNKDREKLLTMFEQEQIQVLVAIKCLDEGVDVPATKTAYFLASTSNPREFVQRRGRILRKYKGKTFAVIHDYIVLPIGLTYDDFYKIAIKELPRFSEFNDSAINTTQNKIEMSKILEDYNLTPLMYKKPWDVYKEMKELFDNDSIK; translated from the coding sequence ATGATTGAATACAAATCTTTAGTACCACCGCCTGCCTTAAAAGATAAGGGGTTAGAAGAAAATGAAAGAAGAATTGAACCTAGAAAATATCAAAAAGAAGCAATCAATAGCTGGAAGAAAGCGGGATACAAAGGGATATTAGAAATGGCTACGGGAACAGGTAAAACCATAACCAGTCTATTAGCTGCAAAAGATTATAATGAAAAAGTGAAAAACTGTGTGACTGTTATTATTGTACCATTTCAACATTTAGTGAACCAATGGATAAAAGATATTGATTTTATATTAGGAACAGAGGTAGTTAGATGTATGGGATCTCAATCTTCATGGATAAACAGAGTGAGAGAAATGGTCCAAGAATATAATTTGGGGCTTGTTGATCAATTTGTAGTTGTGACGACTTATAAAACTGCAACTTCCTCATATTTTAAAAATTTATTTAGAAAATTGAATAAACCAGCAATGCTAATTACAGACGAATGTCACTACATCACTTTTAAAGGATTTAAAGATTTCCCATTTGAGAAATTCAATGCTCGACTAGGTTTATCAGCAACACCAGACCGTTGGTGGGATGAAGCAGGAACTACTTATATGAAAAAATCAGTCGGTGAAGTAGTCTATGAATATACTTTAGATCAAGCTATTAGTAATGAAAAATTAACAAAATATGATTATTATCCGCACCTTGTCGAATTTAATGAATCAGAAATGGTGGAATATAATAAAATTACACAACTAATTATTAATAATTTGAATAAAAAAGATAAAGATGAGGTTGATGCGAGAGAAAAATTAGAATCTTTATATAGAAAAAGATCTAATTTAATAAATAAAGCTAATAATAAGATAAATGTTTTCTTGCAAGATTTTAAAACTGAGGATCCTACAAAAATATCTCATACACTGGTTTATTGTGCTCCTGGAGATATAGATATGATTGTCAAATCAATTTCAGACTTAGGTGTAAAAGTTTCTAAATTTAATTCTGATGTTAAAAACAAGGATAGAGAAAAGTTGCTAACTATGTTTGAACAAGAACAAATACAAGTTTTAGTTGCTATTAAATGTTTGGATGAGGGCGTAGATGTGCCTGCAACTAAAACAGCATATTTTTTAGCAAGTACATCTAACCCGAGAGAATTTGTACAAAGAAGGGGACGAATTCTTAGAAAATATAAAGGAAAAACTTTTGCGGTAATACATGATTATATTGTATTGCCAATTGGGTTAACTTATGATGATTTTTATAAAATTGCAATAAAAGAATTACCTAGATTTTCTGAATTTAATGATAGTGCTATAAATACAACACAGAATAAAATAGAGATGAGTAAAATATTAGAAGATTATAATCTAACTCCCCTGATGTATAAAAAGCCATGGGATGTATATAAAGAAATGAAGGAGTTGTTTGATAATGACAGCATTAAATAA